A region of the Scatophagus argus isolate fScaArg1 chromosome 19, fScaArg1.pri, whole genome shotgun sequence genome:
TAGTGAGCACACAAACCTGCTGCACCATGGAGTTTTTCTTTGATCTGTACACACTGTCATCATCTCCATATTTGTATCCATACAAGCTTTGTTTGATCTTCTTTACCCCCAGATGGAAAATTTCCAGGAGGTTGAGGAATAAAGAAACTCCAGCAATGACCAGCATGAAAAccatgaaaatgttcttttctgttGGCCGTGACACAAAACAATCAACGCTGTTGGGGCAAGGCAACCTCTCACATTTGTACAGCGGAGACAGTCCAATGCCGTACAGAGCACACTGACCAATAATGAAGCCCACCTCCACAACAGACCTCGTTAAGATATGGAAAACATATGTGCGCAGCAAGGAGCCTCTAAGGGGAGCTTTCCTCACTTTCTTTTGTTCATCTAATTTCCTGAGCTCTCGCTCAATTCTCTTATGGTCCTCCTGGACAGGGTCTGTCCCTTCCAGCTCAGCTTTCAGACAGGCTTTCTTCTTGTGCCTCTCCTTCTCAAGGGTCCTCAAACGGTACAATGCATGCCCCATGTAGACCAGAGACGGAGAGGACACGAAGATGATCTGCAGGACCCAGTAGCGGATTAGGGAGATAGGGAAAGCCTGGTCATAGCAGACATTCTTACAGCCAGGTTGCTCAGTGTTGCAAACAAACTCACTCTGTTCGTCATCCCAAACATCCTCAGCTGCAACGCCAAGCACGAGCATCCGGAAAATGAAGAGGATGGTGAGCCAGATCTTCCCCACAATGGTGGAATGAATGTGGACCTCTTCTAAAATACTCCCTAATAAGTTCCAATCCCccattttctgtcacattatAATTATTATCTGCCAATGAATAAAGAAACATGAATAGTTGGTATGATcttaataaaactgaaagtcaaAAATACAGATGGTTTTACTTACATGTTGTATTAGGTCCTTGTCTCGTGCTTTGTCATAAAGCCATCATAAAAGAGCAGATTCATTTGTGGAGACATCGGGTCTCATTTGTCATGCCTTGAAGAGGGAAGAGACCCCACTGTGCAGGGTAGCTGACTCTATTTCAATGCTGTTGCAAACTAGGACTCTAGTTTGAACCCATTGATCCACCACATGGCCCTATAATGCCCTGAGGTTAGTTTCACACTGCCACTTTTTAACAGGACACTACAGTGGAAACAGCATCAACTGAGATGTCAATACACAGCCCAGAACAGCACAATGTGTTCAACTTTCTTGCTTATAAAGCAGCATAGTGTGCAATATTGTGCATTCAATGTTGTGGCAACAGTGTGTGCTTGTCCCTTTACCCATTTCAACACGTGTGCTCCTGTGGCCACTTCCATAAAGAAATGGTTGACTGAGTCACACAGAGCACCATCTTCAGGATGAAGAAATGTAGTGAGAAATGTTCATCCAGCATCAGTGCTGGACCTCAGTCATGCTCCTGTACCTGAATGCAGACACATGGAGTTATAGTAGTTCTATAACACTCATGGTTTTGGAATCACATGTTGACCTATCACACACAGCGAGAATGCAGtggtgtaaaataaataactaaaatacTTGAAACACTTAATTAAACTTGGAGATaattgtactttacttgaaCATTCCCATTTTACATTACTTTATGCTTCTACTACACTGAAGTCATGGTtattacttttcagattaaaattGACATTAAACTATGACACGAGTTGATATCCTTTAAGGATCCTTTTCGCAattgtttgacaaagtggtgaaacTTGGCCCATTTTTGCAGTTGAGGCTCGTGaagatgcccctttcatacctCATCATAATTCTATCAcgttaccaatgaacctgttcacTCATGGAATGTTAAAAGCAGGTTGAAACGtgctgctggcatcaaattcagaataagcacatatctacaaaaatcaattaagtGGATAAGGTCAACATTAACCCAACCACTGGACTTCACTAAACCAGCTGACTGTAAATAAAGTACCGTAATTCCACCTGGAGCACAGGCAACAGTGAACtgataataatatataatatatagggATATTTGACTGCAGTACTTTACTTTCAACAGTTTTTAGCAATTTAAGATCTTGAATGCATTGTATCCATATACATATTCCAAGTCAAAACAAATGACTTTAGTATCACCTGTTTACTTCTGCTCCAAACTTAATGCCAGCAGCTGGTCTGCCACTGAGCTACAAATGGCACTCTTAGCCACTGGCCTCCATTTCCATTCTTGTGTTCACTTTACGTACATTTGTTTCATCGTGACAGATTATTACTACTACCTCAATACTAATTTTGTTAATGTGCTTATAAAACAAGAAACGGAAAccaccataaataaataaaactttattttcagtaaagAATTCCGCACAATATTCACAATATTGCATTCCATGCAGTTGATAAGTAGGATGGGTCAAACAAAAAGCCATTTAGGCCCACAGATAAAAGGTTTCATTTGTATTAACACAGATAAATGTATTGTCCTCTACATGAAATGGACttctaaacattttaacaacCTTCAAATATATGTAGTAGCCCATCCTCCTATAGACAAATATATTCATTAAAACAAGATCCAAAATACCACATACaaaattagaataaaatgtCCCAATTATGGGTGATGTTTCAAGTTGTTTCCAGTGAGCGCCCTCTAACTTCAGGAACTGCAAATGTCACTTAATTTAGGAGAATCTGAGCACACTGCACTGGAACCTGGAATTATCCCAGTGCAAAAGCAGCTTTCCCCCCCACTGttttgagaaaaacacaaatttaggACTCAATGTTTAGATGGGCAAAGACTGAAAGCAGATGCTGCACCTAGAACTGACATTAAGAATACACCAGAAAATAGCCAGCACCACGCAGTAACTGCAGTGGGGATACTCCAAAACCTGAAAGtgcatcaaaaacaacaacactaacGTTAACTGTATTTTGGATGTTCCACCATTCACATTAGTCTATCTTGCCAGTTGTGTTGAGGAAGTCTTATTTTTCACACTTTGAATACTTTTTAAACAATATGGCCAG
Encoded here:
- the gja10b gene encoding gap junction protein alpha 10 b → MGDWNLLGSILEEVHIHSTIVGKIWLTILFIFRMLVLGVAAEDVWDDEQSEFVCNTEQPGCKNVCYDQAFPISLIRYWVLQIIFVSSPSLVYMGHALYRLRTLEKERHKKKACLKAELEGTDPVQEDHKRIERELRKLDEQKKVRKAPLRGSLLRTYVFHILTRSVVEVGFIIGQCALYGIGLSPLYKCERLPCPNSVDCFVSRPTEKNIFMVFMLVIAGVSLFLNLLEIFHLGVKKIKQSLYGYKYGDDDSVYRSKKNSMVQQVCVLTNSSPQRLMQLTQMTCSVVSDARGETLPLNLAPVAPQNQEGSNSSNQQPVRPCLSSHPDAQGLQQQGAEEKRYTLDNRKASCSSEESNGPHGSAQLQYAGPRPTLMAGHMEIPAALRNPQRKQSRVSVCKELSDMSDSPESDHYPTARKCSFMSRGMSEGKLATPSDSTDSHSGTDNEAQHLNQGESPVVTPPPPVGGRRMSMSMILELSSIMKK